The Deinococcus sp. KNUC1210 nucleotide sequence CCCGCCGCCGGCATGGTCAAGGGCAACGTGCGGACCTTCGATCTGGTACGTTTCACCCGCAGCAACCAGGGCACCAACCTCGACCAGCACCCGATTGTCGAACTGGGCGAGACCGTGCAGAAGGGTCAGGTCATCGCTGACGGCCCCGCCTCCGACATGGGCCGCCTGGCGCTGGGTCAGAACATCACCATCGCGATCATGCCCTTCGACGGCTTCAACTTCGAAGACGCGATCTGCATCTCGGACGGCCTGATTCGCAAGGACTTCTACACCTCGATTCACATCGAGAAAGACGAAGTGGAAGCCCGCGACACCAAGCTGGGGCCGGAGAAGATCACCCGCGATATCCCCGGTCTGAGCGAGGCCGCGCTGCGCGACCTGGACGAAGACGGCATCATCCGGGTGGGCGCGGAAGTCAAGCCCGGCGACATCCTGGTGGGCAAGACCAGTTTCAAGGGCGAGAGCGAGCCGACCCCGGAAGAGCGGCTCCTGCGCAGCATCTTCGGTGAGAAGGCCCGTGAAGTGAAGGACACCTCGCTGCGCGTGCAGTCGGGTCAGGGCGGCATCGTGGTCAAGACCGTGCGCTTCCGCCGGGGCGACGAGGGCGTGGACCTGAAGCCCGGCGTGCGCGAGATGGTGCGCGTGTACGTGGCCCAGAAGCGTCAGATGCAGGTGGGCGACAAGGTGGCAAACCGCCACGGCAACAAGGGCGTGGTTTCCAAGATCCTGCCCCCGAAGACATGCCCTACCTGGAAGACGGTACCCCCGTCGATCTGGTGTTCAATCCGCTGGGCGTGCCGAGCCGCATGAACCTGGGCCAGATTCTCGAAACCCACCTGGGCGAAGTGGCCCGCCTGACCGGTCAGAAGTTCGTGACCCCGGTGTTCGACAGCGTGACCGAAGCGACCATCAAGGAAATGCTGGAAGTCGCCGCCGTCGAGCGTCTGCAGGCCCGCAAGGATGCAGGCTTCGATATCGACAAGCGCGAGCAGGAAGTGCTCGACCGCGCCGGAAAGACCGGTGTGATCCTGGAGCCGAAGGGCGATTACGAGACCGCCCAGCGTGCTCTGTCGCGCACCGGCAAGAGCATTCTGTACGACGGACGCAGCGGCGAGCCGATCAGCGGCCCCGTGGTGGTCGGCACCATGTACGTGATGAAGCTGTATCACATGGTGGAAGACAAGCTGCACGCCCGCTCGACTGGCCCGTACTCGCTGATCACCCAGCAGCCGCTGGGCGGTAAGGCGCAGTTCGGCGGACAGCGCTTCGGTGAGATGGAAGTGTGGGCGCTGGAAGCCTACGGCGCGGCCCACGTGCTTCAGGAGATGCTGACCATCAAGTCGGACGACATCGACGGACGCGACGCCGCCTACCAGGGCATCGTCAAGGGCGACGAGGTGGCCGCCAGCACCATTCCCGAATCGTTCAAGGTGCTCGTGAAAGAGCTGCACTCACTGGGCCTGGACGTGGAAGTGCTCGATCAGGGCGACAAGTCCGTGGACATCTTCGAAGGCATGATGCCCAAGAGGTAAGCGCCCCGAGCGGTGAACGTTGAGCCGCAGCGCTGGCCTCGACAGCCGGTTCTGCCCGAAATTCACCGCTCGACGCTGCTTCTTCAGCCCGTCCAGCCAACCAACAACCTCCATTCATAGGGGTCTCAATGAAAGATTTCGCCAAAGTCCGTATCGCCATCGCCAGCCCCGCCCGCATCCGCGAGTGGAGCTACGGCGAGGTCGAGAAGCCGGAAACCATCAACTACCGCACCCTGAAGCCCGAGCGCGAGGGCCTGTTCGACGAGCGTATCTTCGGGCCGACCAAGGACTACGAGTGCGCCTGCGGCAAGTACAAGCGCCAGCGCTACGAAGGCAAGGTCTGCGAACGCTGCGGCGTCGAAGTGACGAGCAGCAAGGTGCGCCGCTACCGCATGGGTCATATCGACCTGGCGACGCCCGCCGCGCACATCTGGTACGTGAAGGACACGCCCAGCAAGATCGGCACGCTGCTCGACCTCTCGGCCGCGCAGCTGGAAAAGGTGCTGTACTTCTCCAGCTTCCTGGTCACCACCCCCCGCAACGCCCAGAAGGACGGACGTCCCCTGAAGCGCGGCGAGCTGCTGAGCGACGAGGAGTACCGCGAGCTGCGTTACGGCCGCCAGGAAACCTATGCCCTGGCAGGCGGCGTGGACGCCAGCATCCGTGACGGCGAGTACGTGACGCGTGGGCAGAACCTGGGCGGCAACACCGTCAGCAAGATGGACGGACTGGCCCAGTACCGCTTTCCCCGCCGTGCCGAGCTGCGCTACCGCGAGGAGCGCGAAGCCGTGCTGCCGATTGCTGCCGAGACGCTGGTGCAGCAGGACGCCTTCCGCGCCGGTGACATCCTGGCCGAGCTGGAAGAGAACCTGAACATCACCGCGCCCGAAGCGGGAATCGTCTTCCTGCACGACCTGGGCGAAGAACAGCGTGCTGGTCGAACTGCGCGAAACCGAGGACAGCAAGGCCACGGTCAGCGTGTACGTGCCGCACGGCATGGAACTCATGGTGGCCCCCGGCGAGCGCGTCGAGGCCGGAACGCTGCTGGCCCAGGCCGCCAGCGGCGCGAGACTGCGCGTCAGCCGCAGCAGCAGCCTGAGCAGCGTGGTCTTTCCCAAGAAGAAAGGCAACGTGACGCTGAACCTGCACTGGGAGCGCACCGTCGAGTACCCGATCAACCCGACCATGCACGTGCTGGTCGGCGACGGCAGCGATGTCCGCAAGGGCATGCGCGTCGTCGGGGCCATCGACAAGGAAGAGGAGATCATCGCGGAGGCCGATGGCACCCTGAGCCTGCACGCCCCCGCCAGCATCATCGTGTCCAAGGCCAAGGTCTATCCGTACCAGGATGAGCCGCTGGTCGTGAACGGTGACCGCGTGGAACCCGGCGACGAACTGGCCGACAGCGGCAACCTGCGAAGCGAGATCTCGGGCCGCATCGAACTCGACCTCGTTCGCAAGCAGGTGCGCGTGATCGAGAGCTACGACTTCGACGCCAAGATGGGCGCGGAGGCGATCAAGGAACTGCTGGACGAACTCGACCTGACGGCACTTGAGGCCGAACTGGGCGAGATGATGAAGGATTCCAGCCGCCACAAGCGTGCCAAGGCCCGCAAGCGCCTCGAAGTGACGCGCAGCTTCCTGCGGAGCGGCAACGAGCCGAGCTGGATGATCCTGAACACCGTTCCGGTGATGCCGCCCGATCTGCGCCCGATGGTGCAGGTGGAAGGTGGACGCTTTGCCACCAGCGACCTGAATGATCTGTACCGCCGTCTGATCAACCGCAACAACCGTCTGAAGAAGCTGATCGGTCAGGGTGCGCCCGACATGATCATCCGCAACGAAAAGCGCATGCTTCAGGAAGCGGTGGACGCGCTGATCGACAACGGACGCCGCGGCTCGCCCGTCACCAACCCCGGTTCCGACCGCAGCCTGCGCTCGCTGACCGATCTGCTGGGCGGCAAGCAGGGCCGATTCCGCCAGAACCTGCTGGGCAAGCGCGTGGACTACTCGGGCCGCAGCGTCATCGTGGTCGGCCCGCAGCTGAAGCTGCACCAGTGCGGTGTGCCTAAGCGTATGGCGCTGGAACTCTTCAAGCCCTTCCTGTTCAAGGTGCTCGAAGAGAAGGGCGAAGTCACGAACATCAAGCAGGCCCGCAAGATGCTGGAGCGCTACCGCGATACCAAGGACAGCGTGTGGGACGCGCTGGAAGAGGTCATCGAGGATAAGGTCGTGCTGCTCAACCGTGCGCCTACCCTGCACCGACTGGGCATCCAGGCCTTCGAGCCGATTCTGGTGGAAGGTCAGAGCATCCAGCTTCACCCGCTGGTCTGTGAGGCCTTCAACGCCGACTTCGACGGCGACCAGATGGCGATTCACGTCCCACTGAGCGCCCAGGCACAGGCTGAGGCCCGCATTCAGATGCTGGCGGCCCACAACCTGCTGTCGCCCGCCAACGGTGAGCCGAGCGTCAAGCCGAGCCGCGACATGATCCTGGGTATCTTCACCCTGACCCAGCTGCGCCGCGACAATCTGGGCGCTGGAAGCAGCTTCGACAACCAGCAGGACGCGATAACCGCGCTGGAAGAAGGCCGCGTGGCCCTGAACACCCCCATCACCATGGCGGGCCAGGAAACCAGCCCCGGTCGCCTGCTGTACACCTTCAGCAGCCCCGACGAGGCGATTCTGGCGGTCGAGCGCGGCACCATCGACTACCAGGACCACGTCCGTATCCGTCTGAACGGCGTCGTTCACGAAACCAGCGCGGGCCGGATCCTCTTCCGCCGTCTGGTGCAGGAAGCGCTGAACGAGAGCGAGCAGTACCGCGTCGACGAATTGGTCAACCTCCAGACTGCCTACGAGAAGGACAGCCTGAAAGACCTGATCATGGCCTGCTTCAAGCAGCTCGGGATCGAGGCCACTGCCAAGCTGCTCGACGCCCTCAAGGACGGCGGCTTCAAACTGTCCACCACCTCGGGCATCACCATCGGAATCGACGACATCGTGATTCCGCCCGCCAAGGCCGGACTGCTGGCCGAGGCCGACCTGAAGCTCAAGGAGATCGAGCAGAGCTTCGACTTCGGCTTCATGACCGAAGAAGAGCGTTACAAGCAGGTCGTGCAGCTGTGGAACGACACCACCGACAGCGTGAAGAACGCCGTGTTCGAGAACTTCAGCCAGAACTACCCCTTCAACCCGCTGTGGATCATGAGCCAGTCGGGAGCGCGTGGTAACCCCCAGCAGATCCGTCAGCTGGCGGGCATGCGCGGCCTGATGGCCCGCCCCGACGGCAGCACCATCGAAATTCCGATCAAGGCGAGCTTCCGCGAGGGCCTGACGGTGGCCGAGTACTTCATCTCGACGCACGGTGCCCGTAAGGGTGGTGCCGACACGGCACTGCGTACCGCCGACTCGGGCTACCTGACCCGCAAGCTGGTGGACGTGGCCCACGAAGTGGTCGTGCGCGACCTGGACTGCGGTACCACCGATTACAGCATCGTGTCGCTGGGTCATACCGACGAGCGCAGCGGTGAGTGGCGCAGCCGCAAGGCCAGCGAGATCGAGACCAGCATCTACGGACGCACCCTGACGGCGGAAGTCGAGGTAGACGGGCAGATCATTCCCGAAGACCGCATGCTGAGCCTGGAAGATGTCAAGCTGATCACCAAGCACGCCAAGGAGATCGGCGAGGTCTTCGTGCGGACACCGCTGAACTGCAAGATCAAGGCGGGCGTGTGCCAGAAGTGCTACGGCTACGATCTGAGCCAGGCCAAGCCCGTCAGCATGGGCGAGGCCGTGGGCGTAGTGGCCGCCGAGAGCATCGGTGAGCCCGGCACGCAGCTGACCATGCGAACCTTCCACACCGGCGGCGTGGCAGGCAGCGGCGACATCACCATGGGTCTGCCCCGCGTGATCGAGCTGTTCGAAGCCCGCAAGCCCAAGACGCAGGCTGTCGTGGCCGACCGTGACGGCGTGGTACGGATCGAGGAAGAGGACGAGCGCTACATGGTCAAGATCGAGGCTGACGACGATCAGTTCTCGAGCAAGACGGCCATGAAGATCAGCAAGACCCTTCGGATGATCGTGCGCGACGGCGACCGGGTGGAAGCGGGCCAGGCCCTGACACGCGGCGCGATCAACCCTCACGATCTGCTGCTGTACAAGGACACCGAGGCCGCCCAGCGGTATCTGGTGGAGGAAGTGCAGCGCGTATACCGCTCTCAGGGCGTGAAGGTCCACGACAAGCACATCGAAGTGATCGTGCGCCAGATGCTGCGTTACGTCGAGATCACGGACGGTGGCGACACCGACATGCTCGAAGGCCAGACGCTGGAGCGCTGGGACGTGGAGGAAGCCAACGACGCCCTGCTGGCTCAGGAAGGCGACGAGGCCAAGACCCCCGCGAGCTGGAAGCCGGTGCTGCTCGGCATCACCAAGAGCAGCCTGACCACCAAGAGCTGGCTGAGCGCGGCGTCGTTCCAGCACACCACCCACGTGCTGACGGAAGCCAGCATGAAGGGCCAGGTGGACGAGCTGATCGGCCTGAAGGAAAACGTCATTCTGGGCAAGCTGATTCCGGCTGGCACCGGTCTGGCAATGGTCCGTGCCATGCAGGTGGGCGACGAGCGCACCCTGGAGAAGTACGGCGACCTGAGCGGCGAGACGACTCCCGTTCTGCCCCGCAGCGAGACTCCTCGCCCGGTGCAGCCCGGCGCAACCGACTGAACTTAACCTTCAGCAACTGACTGGAGCAGCCCCCACTCGGAAACGGGTGGGGGTTTTTGCTGTCTGGACGATCTGCCTCCGCTACCCTATGCCCATGACCGACTGGCTCCCGCCGCCGCCCGCCGCCTCTCCCCCATCCCCACCTGCCGATTCCCAGCCGGGCGGCATTCCGATTCGCCCGCTGGACGGCAACCGTGCCCTGCTGCTGCTGCTAGTGACGCAGACGGCGCTGGTATCGGTGCTGGTGGCCCGGGGTGTACCGCTGGGGCTGTCAGCGCTGCTGGGCGTGGTGGCGACGGTACTGGCCGCCCTGCTGCTGATGCGCGGCACCCTGATCCGGCTGATTCAGGACACGCGCTGGCGCACGCCGCCCGCCATCTGGACGGCGCTGGGTGCACTGGCGCTGGGCGTGATCGCCTCGCGTGGCCTGCTGGTCTTCGTGCTGAGCGTGTCGCCAAAAGCGGTGGCGAACCTGCCGGACTATCCGACGAGCGGCCTCGATACCTGGCTGTTTATCGTGGTGGGCGGGCTGCTCATTCCGGTGGCCGAGGAGGTCGTCTTCCGGGGCCTGCTGATGCGCGGCTTCGAGCAGGCGAGGGGGCCGGTGTTCGCGGCGCTCGTCAGCGGGCTGCTGTTCTCGCTGGCACACGGTGTTCCGGCACAGATCGCGGCGATTGTGCCGATTGCCTGGGTGCTGGCCCGCTCCAATCAGGCCAGCGGCAGCCTGTGGACGGGCGTGCTGATCCACGCGCTGAACAACGGCGGGTCGCTGCTGCTGGTGCAGCTGCTGAGCGGCACGCAGCTGATGGATCAGGCGCAGAAGCAGCTGGGGCAGCAGGCGGCCCTGCCGCTGCAGCTGGGGGTGGCAGGCCTGCTGGTAGCGGCGGCGGCGATGTTCGTGGCGACGCTGTGGCTGCGGCCCCGCCCAGATCTTCCTGCCCCAGTGGGCGGCCCGGTCATCAGTGCGACTCTGGTGACGGCAGTCATCTTCATTCTGCTGATCGTGCTGAGTCAGATCGCGCCCCTCAGAACCCTGGTAGGACGCTAGCCGTTTTCCAGACGGTACTCTGCATCCATGAACCTGCTCGACCTGATTCGCTCGCCCCACGCCTACTTCGAGGCCCTGAAACGGCTGCCCCCGGCAAGCTGGCGGCTGGTCTGGCTCCCCATCGTGGCGGGACTGCTGGGCGGCCTGAGCGGAGCGCTGCTGTCGCGCAGCGTGCTCGATTCACAGACACTGCTGATGTACTCCAGCTCTGGCCTGCGCCTGCCCAGCAGCCTGCTGTGGAGCATGACCATCCTGCTCAGCGGCGTGCTGTCGTTTATCAGCTGGCTGGTGCTGTGGGGCATGGGGCAGCTCGGCGCCGGAAAGGAGGCCCGCAGCGGCGAGGTTTACGGCGCGTCGTTTCTGGCTCCGCTGCTGTGGTCGCTGGTGCTGGCAGGCCTGGCACTGCTGTTTCCGCCGCAGGTCACGGTCAGCACCCCGGATCTCAGCGGCCTTCAAGGAACAGCTCTGCTGACAGCCGTTCAGAAGTACACCGCCGCCGTGCAGACGCAGTACGGTCAGTCGCCGGTCGTGCGCTTCAGCACCTTCATGGGCTACGCGGTCTATCTGCTTCAGTTCTGGCTGGCCTACATCGGCTTCCGAACGATGGTGCCCGAGGATCGTCGCCGGGCATGGCGCGGCGTGGTGTATCCGGCCATGCTGTTTCTGGTGCTGGGCGCAGCGGCGCTGCTGGTGGCGGGCGCAGTGGTAGGACTGGCAGGCGGTCTGCTCTAGGTAGCTCGGAACCGGGAGAGGGATGGCGTTGCCGCCCGCCGCTCAGCGCCGCTGGAGCCCGGCATTCAGCCCGTCCCGGAAGCTCTGCGCTGCCAGGACTGCCGCCTGTACGTCGTTGCTGTCGGCGTACTGAATCCCCCGGCTGGCACTGACCACCGCGCCGGTGCCGTCTTCGAAAAACGCGCCCGCGAGGTCTCCGGCCTTCGCACCCTGAGCGCCCAGCCCCGGCAGCAGCAGCGGCGCATGTGGCAGACGCGAACGCCACTGCGCCAGTTCATGCGGGTGCGTGGCACCGACCACCGCTCCGATACTCGACAGCCCGTGTTCGAGGGGCAGCCGCGCCGCCTGCGCCGTCAGCTCGGCGGCGACCCGCTCGGAGGAGCCGTCCCCCTGCAAATCGGCCTGACCGGGATTACTGGTCTTGACGAGCACGAAAACCGCCCCGCCCCCCTGCTGCGCCGCTTCGAGAAAGGGGTGGAGCGTTTCGAAGCCCAGCCACGGATTGACCGTCAGGGCCGCGCCCGCGTGCCGACCGCTCAGCCACGCCCGCGCATACGCCGCCGCCGTGCTGCCGATGTCACCGCGCTTGGCATCGAGAATGATCGGCAGATCGCGGGCGCGGGCCGCGTCACACACCTCTTCCAGCAGCTCCATGCCCCAGAGCCCCAGCGCCTCATAGAAGGCCAGTTGCGGCTTCACGCAGGCTACCAGTTCAGCACAGGCATCCAGCACCGCCAACGTGTGCGCTCTCAGTTCGGCGCGGCTGGCATAGGCGTCTTCACGCGGATCGAGGCCCAGACACAGCCGGGTGTTCAGGGTGAGCGTACGGTGACGGAGGCGGGCAGCGAAGGAAGCAG carries:
- a CDS encoding CPBP family intramembrane glutamic endopeptidase translates to MTDWLPPPPAASPPSPPADSQPGGIPIRPLDGNRALLLLLVTQTALVSVLVARGVPLGLSALLGVVATVLAALLLMRGTLIRLIQDTRWRTPPAIWTALGALALGVIASRGLLVFVLSVSPKAVANLPDYPTSGLDTWLFIVVGGLLIPVAEEVVFRGLLMRGFEQARGPVFAALVSGLLFSLAHGVPAQIAAIVPIAWVLARSNQASGSLWTGVLIHALNNGGSLLLVQLLSGTQLMDQAQKQLGQQAALPLQLGVAGLLVAAAAMFVATLWLRPRPDLPAPVGGPVISATLVTAVIFILLIVLSQIAPLRTLVGR
- the pyrF gene encoding orotidine-5'-phosphate decarboxylase, whose protein sequence is MPASFAARLRHRTLTLNTRLCLGLDPREDAYASRAELRAHTLAVLDACAELVACVKPQLAFYEALGLWGMELLEEVCDAARARDLPIILDAKRGDIGSTAAAYARAWLSGRHAGAALTVNPWLGFETLHPFLEAAQQGGGAVFVLVKTSNPGQADLQGDGSSERVAAELTAQAARLPLEHGLSSIGAVVGATHPHELAQWRSRLPHAPLLLPGLGAQGAKAGDLAGAFFEDGTGAVVSASRGIQYADSNDVQAAVLAAQSFRDGLNAGLQRR